From Permianibacter aggregans, a single genomic window includes:
- a CDS encoding TIGR03087 family PEP-CTERM/XrtA system glycosyltransferase has protein sequence MKDLLLLCHRLPFPPNKGDKIRSYHLLKFLAERWRIHLVTFIDDDNDEQYRDALRDICASIHIQRIKPTAAKLRALSGLLLGGTFTDAFYRFAAVQREVNRLIEQHDIRHAFCYSTPMAQYLNAHDGLHRFMDFVDMDSYKWKQYSQSHKPPMSWVFATEFRRLLTREKSIAEQYDACWFVTPEEQALFERESARQFQRLGFYRNGVDQQYFDATAAFDTPFPAERKAIVFTGAMDYYANADAVQWFADQVLPALRQQNPALHFYIVGSKPAERVQALAKREGITVTGRVPDVRPYLQHAALAVAPMRIARGLQNKVLEGLSMGKAVVSTPEALEGLQRDPLLDELSAGSRADYIGRCQHFLQTPVPVERCLRYIRAHYDWHGNLQPLQAQMESA, from the coding sequence GTGAAGGATTTGTTGCTGCTCTGTCATCGTCTGCCGTTTCCGCCGAACAAAGGCGACAAGATCCGTTCGTATCACCTGCTGAAATTTCTGGCCGAGCGTTGGCGTATTCATCTGGTCACGTTTATCGACGATGACAATGATGAGCAGTATCGCGATGCGCTGCGTGATATCTGCGCGTCGATTCATATTCAACGTATCAAGCCGACGGCAGCAAAGTTGCGAGCGCTCAGCGGCTTGTTGCTCGGCGGCACATTCACCGATGCGTTCTATCGTTTCGCTGCCGTGCAACGCGAAGTCAATCGCTTAATTGAACAGCATGATATTCGCCATGCCTTTTGTTACAGCACACCTATGGCGCAGTACTTGAACGCGCACGACGGTTTGCACCGCTTTATGGATTTCGTTGACATGGACTCCTACAAGTGGAAGCAGTATTCGCAATCGCATAAACCACCGATGTCATGGGTGTTCGCCACCGAGTTCCGCCGCTTGCTGACGCGCGAGAAAAGCATTGCTGAGCAGTACGACGCCTGCTGGTTCGTAACGCCGGAAGAACAAGCTCTGTTTGAGCGCGAAAGCGCGCGGCAATTTCAGCGCTTGGGTTTCTATCGCAATGGTGTTGATCAACAGTATTTTGATGCGACCGCGGCGTTCGACACGCCGTTCCCGGCAGAGCGTAAAGCCATCGTGTTCACCGGCGCCATGGATTACTACGCCAATGCCGACGCGGTGCAATGGTTTGCTGATCAAGTGTTGCCGGCGTTGCGTCAACAAAACCCGGCACTGCATTTCTATATTGTCGGCAGCAAACCGGCCGAACGGGTGCAGGCGTTGGCGAAACGTGAAGGTATCACGGTAACCGGACGGGTGCCGGATGTGCGGCCGTATCTGCAACACGCCGCGTTGGCCGTCGCGCCTATGCGCATCGCGCGTGGTTTGCAGAATAAAGTGCTTGAAGGACTGAGCATGGGCAAAGCCGTGGTCAGTACGCCGGAAGCTCTGGAAGGATTGCAGCGCGACCCATTGCTCGACGAGCTGAGCGCGGGTTCGCGTGCCGATTACATCGGGCGCTGCCAACATTTTCTGCAGACGCCAGTGCCGGTCGAGCGCTGCTTGCGTTACATCCGTGCCCACTATGATTGGCACGGCAACCTGCAGCCCTTGCAGGCGCAAATGGAGTCGGCCTGA
- a CDS encoding TIGR04063 family PEP-CTERM/XrtA system glycosyltransferase, which translates to MRILHVFDHSLPLHSGYTFRSRSILKAQHERGWQTEHVTGGKHPASGEEEEADGLRFYRTPHTGLLSKLPVLNQWHIVRQLRRRLRTLVRIHQPDVIHAHSPCLNGLAAASVAKEMGIRFVYEVRAFWEDAAVDHGTTKEGSLRYRITRALETKVFRQADAVTCICEGLKNDIIARGIPAEKITVIPNAVDIEKFDVIEQKKSTLLQRFGLQDCTVLGFLGSFYAYEGLDLLLDAMAKLKASQPNLRLLLVGGGPQEQALKAQAKQLGLEQQVIFVGRVPHAEVGDYYSLVDVLVYPRHKMRLTDLVTPLKPLEAMAQKKLVLASDVGGHHELIRDGDNGYLFAADNVNALVDKIQQVLAEREHWPAILDAGRHYVLHERNWANSVARYQAVYFGQSPLQVTGDVDRVHG; encoded by the coding sequence ATGCGCATTCTTCATGTTTTTGATCATTCTTTGCCGCTGCATTCCGGCTACACGTTTCGCTCGCGCTCGATCCTGAAAGCCCAGCACGAGCGCGGTTGGCAAACCGAGCATGTTACCGGTGGCAAGCATCCGGCTAGCGGTGAAGAAGAAGAGGCCGATGGTCTGCGTTTTTACCGCACACCACACACCGGTTTACTGAGCAAACTGCCGGTGTTGAATCAATGGCATATCGTCCGCCAACTGCGACGCCGTTTGCGCACACTGGTACGCATTCACCAACCGGATGTCATTCATGCGCACTCGCCCTGTCTGAATGGTTTGGCGGCAGCCAGTGTCGCCAAGGAAATGGGCATACGTTTTGTTTATGAAGTGCGGGCGTTCTGGGAAGATGCGGCCGTCGACCATGGCACGACCAAAGAAGGCTCGCTGCGTTATCGCATCACGCGTGCATTGGAAACCAAGGTATTCCGGCAAGCGGATGCCGTCACCTGCATTTGCGAAGGATTGAAAAACGACATCATTGCTCGCGGTATTCCGGCGGAAAAAATCACCGTGATTCCCAATGCCGTCGATATCGAAAAGTTTGATGTTATCGAGCAAAAAAAATCGACGCTATTGCAGCGTTTCGGTTTGCAGGATTGCACCGTGCTCGGTTTTCTCGGCTCGTTCTATGCCTATGAAGGACTCGACTTGCTGCTCGATGCGATGGCCAAGTTGAAAGCCTCTCAACCAAACTTGCGTTTGTTACTGGTCGGCGGCGGACCGCAAGAGCAAGCGCTAAAAGCACAAGCCAAGCAGTTGGGGCTGGAACAGCAGGTGATTTTTGTCGGTCGGGTTCCGCATGCTGAAGTCGGCGATTACTACAGCCTGGTCGATGTGCTGGTTTACCCGCGTCACAAAATGCGCCTGACGGATTTGGTGACACCTTTGAAACCTCTGGAAGCGATGGCGCAGAAAAAGCTGGTACTCGCTTCCGATGTCGGCGGTCATCATGAATTGATTCGCGATGGCGACAACGGTTATCTGTTTGCTGCCGACAACGTCAACGCCTTGGTCGACAAAATCCAGCAAGTGCTGGCGGAGCGCGAACATTGGCCAGCGATACTTGATGCCGGTCGCCACTACGTTTTGCATGAGCGCAACTGGGCCAATTCCGTTGCCCGTTATCAGGCCGTTTACTTTGGCCAATCACCGCTGCAGGTTACCGGCGATGTCGACCGTGTCCATGGATGA
- a CDS encoding glycosyltransferase family 4 protein — protein MSTVSMDDLSAQRLVIAGPIPPPMGGMALQTQQLLRCLMNEGLSVVLVPCNPELRPAFLNRIPVLRALLKLFAYRRHLHRALRDADLVHVMANSGWSWYLFAVPAIHIADKYGCAVIVNYRGGLAESFLAKAIKRVRYSMHRVDQLIVPTAFLQGVFARYRWPAEIIPNILDERQFKPIEQVNPQLVITVTRNLEALYDNASAIRALAEVKKQVPDAQLILCGEGPERERLAALAAELDVLPSVRFAGRLPRPELLAVLAATRVLLNPSRADNSPNSLIEAMASGIPIVSTNVGGIPVLCQHQEHALLVEAGDHKAMAEAILQLHHGEDLRQQLIDNGHKKAREFFWSSVRQRLYRVYQTALTQRKQRHA, from the coding sequence ATGTCGACCGTGTCCATGGATGATTTGAGCGCCCAGCGCCTGGTCATTGCCGGCCCAATCCCGCCACCGATGGGCGGTATGGCGCTGCAAACCCAGCAGCTGCTGCGTTGCCTGATGAATGAAGGATTGTCGGTGGTGTTGGTGCCATGCAATCCGGAGTTGCGACCGGCTTTTCTCAATCGCATTCCGGTGCTGCGCGCGCTGCTGAAACTGTTTGCTTATCGTCGCCATTTGCATCGAGCTCTGCGTGATGCCGATCTGGTTCATGTCATGGCCAATAGCGGTTGGTCCTGGTATTTGTTCGCGGTGCCGGCCATTCATATCGCCGACAAATATGGCTGCGCCGTGATCGTCAACTACCGTGGTGGTTTGGCCGAATCCTTTCTGGCCAAGGCCATCAAGCGCGTGCGCTACAGCATGCACCGGGTTGATCAGTTGATCGTGCCGACGGCGTTTTTACAAGGCGTGTTTGCCCGTTATCGCTGGCCGGCGGAAATCATTCCGAATATTCTCGATGAACGCCAGTTCAAACCGATCGAACAAGTAAACCCGCAACTGGTGATTACCGTAACGCGTAATCTTGAGGCGCTGTACGACAATGCCAGCGCCATACGCGCATTGGCGGAAGTGAAAAAGCAGGTGCCGGATGCGCAGTTAATTCTTTGCGGTGAAGGGCCGGAACGGGAACGATTGGCGGCATTGGCGGCAGAACTCGATGTGCTGCCAAGTGTTCGTTTTGCCGGTCGTTTACCGCGTCCGGAATTATTGGCGGTGCTGGCGGCCACCCGTGTGCTGCTCAACCCCAGTCGCGCGGATAACAGTCCGAACTCACTGATTGAGGCGATGGCCTCGGGCATTCCGATCGTCAGCACCAATGTTGGCGGTATTCCGGTGCTTTGCCAACATCAAGAGCATGCGCTATTGGTCGAGGCCGGGGATCACAAGGCGATGGCTGAGGCGATTTTGCAGCTGCATCATGGTGAGGATTTGCGCCAGCAGCTAATCGATAACGGCCATAAGAAGGCCCGTGAATTCTTTTGGTCATCGGTGCGACAGCGCTTGTATCGGGTTTACCAAACGGCGTTAACGCAACGGAAACAACGCCATGCGTGA
- a CDS encoding putative O-glycosylation ligase, exosortase A system-associated, which translates to MRDYFFLLLIASGLPVILFRPFFGLLMWCWVAYMLPHKLGWGMIAHWPIAAAVGALALLAWLFSKEPKKIPINAIVVVYFTMMLWWVASYFINERTPYAIQQFDKVMKIQLFTVLTMIMVNSKQRLNALVAVISLSIAFFGVKGGIFTLLSGGGDRVWGPPSGFFEGNNELGLTLLTILPLLRYLQTEANQVWQKHALTASMLLCFIAALGTHSRGALVAAAAMSVFFWWRSDKKLPIAVVGLVLIPFLYFFMPSEWHERMATIKVEKTESALLRPINTSTWCGKMTAIVQSHDPSAGGRINAWCYAFNRAQDEVFGGGFDAFNPKDFHRWAPDAYDFHDAHSIYFKILGEHGFIGFGLFMTLLLMAFFKAGSLRKKARLRNETWAFNFASMLQVSMVSFGTGGLFLGLCYFDLLYHLIAMVVVLDVLMRQPVTVSATVESKPEEPARPRFANSLTTSRETPR; encoded by the coding sequence ATGCGTGATTATTTCTTTCTACTGCTGATTGCCAGTGGTTTGCCGGTCATTCTGTTCCGGCCGTTCTTCGGCTTGTTGATGTGGTGTTGGGTCGCCTACATGCTGCCGCATAAACTCGGTTGGGGCATGATCGCGCACTGGCCAATTGCAGCGGCCGTTGGGGCCCTGGCCTTGCTGGCATGGCTATTCAGCAAAGAGCCGAAAAAAATTCCGATCAATGCCATCGTTGTCGTTTATTTCACGATGATGCTCTGGTGGGTCGCTTCCTATTTCATCAATGAAAGAACGCCGTACGCGATACAGCAGTTCGACAAAGTCATGAAGATCCAGTTGTTCACGGTGTTGACGATGATCATGGTCAACAGCAAACAACGACTGAATGCCCTGGTCGCGGTAATCAGCTTGTCGATCGCTTTCTTCGGTGTCAAAGGCGGTATTTTCACGTTGCTGAGTGGCGGTGGCGATCGGGTCTGGGGGCCACCGAGCGGCTTCTTCGAAGGCAATAACGAACTCGGCTTGACGCTGCTGACCATTCTGCCGCTGCTGCGTTATTTGCAAACTGAAGCGAATCAGGTTTGGCAGAAGCATGCGCTGACCGCCAGCATGTTGCTGTGCTTTATCGCGGCGCTCGGCACCCATTCGCGTGGCGCACTCGTGGCTGCGGCCGCGATGTCGGTGTTCTTCTGGTGGCGCAGCGATAAAAAATTGCCGATTGCGGTGGTCGGTTTGGTGTTGATTCCGTTTCTGTATTTCTTTATGCCTAGCGAATGGCATGAACGGATGGCGACGATCAAAGTCGAGAAAACCGAATCGGCATTATTGCGGCCGATCAACACCAGTACTTGGTGCGGCAAAATGACCGCGATTGTGCAAAGCCATGACCCTTCCGCCGGTGGTCGTATCAATGCCTGGTGTTACGCGTTCAATCGCGCCCAGGATGAGGTGTTCGGCGGCGGCTTTGATGCTTTTAATCCGAAAGATTTTCATCGCTGGGCGCCGGACGCCTACGACTTTCATGATGCCCACAGTATCTATTTCAAAATTCTTGGCGAGCATGGCTTTATTGGGTTTGGCTTGTTCATGACTTTGCTGCTGATGGCGTTTTTCAAAGCCGGCAGCCTGCGCAAAAAAGCACGTCTCCGTAACGAAACCTGGGCGTTCAATTTTGCCAGCATGTTGCAAGTATCGATGGTGTCGTTTGGCACCGGCGGTTTGTTCCTGGGCCTTTGCTACTTCGATTTGCTCTATCACCTGATCGCGATGGTTGTGGTGCTCGATGTACTGATGCGACAACCGGTTACCGTTTCCGCGACGGTCGAAAGCAAACCGGAAGAGCCCGCCAGACCACGCTTTGCCAATAGCCTGACCACCAGCCGGGAAACGCCGCGATGA
- a CDS encoding phenylacetate--CoA ligase family protein, with amino-acid sequence MTALYTRFCRSVLFPLHERLKSHSSVAQRRALEQSQWFNAETLQAMQLQNLRRFAATIAANVPWYQRLFSEHHIEPASMTLDDLQRLPRLDKPTLRANTEAFKSRVANKLARFNTGGSSGQPLIFFLGERVSHDVAAKWRATRWWGVDIGDKELVLWGSPIEVGTQDRIKNLRDKFLRTQLFPAFDLGESGIKQFIKSYRAFRPAHLFGYPSALARVAAYAKQHHVDLKQNELKVVFVTAERLYEEQRALIREQFGASVANGYGARDAGFIAHECPEGGMHVSAEDIIVEILREDSTPCRPGESGEITITHLRTSDFPFVRYRTGDVAALSTQACRCGRGLPMLERIEGRSTDFVFAQDGTAMHGLALIYVVRDIAGVHSFRIIQHSVDELEVMLVTTEWDAVRDQQVIDGMRARLGQSVSVKLNHCAHIPTEANGKFRYIISHVRM; translated from the coding sequence ATGACTGCGCTCTACACTCGATTCTGTCGCTCAGTGTTGTTTCCATTGCATGAGCGCTTGAAGTCGCACAGCAGTGTCGCGCAGCGCCGCGCCTTGGAGCAAAGCCAGTGGTTCAATGCAGAAACGTTGCAGGCGATGCAGCTGCAGAATCTGCGCCGTTTTGCTGCGACCATAGCCGCCAATGTGCCGTGGTATCAGCGCCTGTTCAGTGAACATCATATTGAGCCGGCAAGCATGACGCTGGACGATCTGCAGCGCTTGCCACGCCTGGATAAACCAACGTTACGAGCCAATACCGAGGCGTTCAAATCGCGCGTTGCCAACAAGCTTGCCCGCTTCAATACCGGTGGTTCATCCGGACAACCGCTGATTTTTTTCCTCGGTGAACGGGTCAGCCACGATGTTGCCGCAAAATGGCGGGCGACGCGCTGGTGGGGCGTCGATATCGGCGATAAGGAGCTGGTGCTATGGGGTTCGCCGATCGAGGTGGGCACGCAAGATCGGATCAAGAATCTGCGTGACAAGTTTCTGCGCACGCAATTATTCCCGGCGTTCGATCTGGGCGAATCAGGCATCAAGCAGTTTATCAAAAGCTATCGAGCATTCCGGCCAGCGCATTTGTTTGGCTACCCCAGTGCCTTGGCGCGGGTGGCAGCTTACGCCAAACAGCATCATGTCGATTTGAAGCAGAATGAATTGAAAGTGGTGTTCGTCACGGCCGAGCGTTTGTACGAAGAACAACGAGCGTTGATTCGAGAGCAATTCGGCGCATCGGTCGCCAACGGTTATGGCGCTCGTGACGCTGGCTTCATTGCTCACGAATGTCCGGAAGGTGGCATGCATGTTTCCGCCGAGGACATCATTGTCGAAATCTTGCGTGAAGACAGTACTCCCTGCCGCCCCGGTGAAAGCGGTGAGATCACCATCACCCATTTACGCACCAGCGATTTTCCGTTTGTCCGTTACCGCACCGGCGATGTCGCGGCCTTGAGCACACAAGCTTGCCGCTGCGGACGTGGTCTGCCGATGCTGGAGCGCATTGAAGGGCGCAGCACCGATTTTGTTTTTGCCCAGGACGGCACCGCCATGCATGGTTTGGCGCTGATTTATGTGGTGCGTGATATTGCCGGCGTACATAGCTTCCGAATTATCCAGCACAGTGTCGATGAGCTGGAAGTGATGTTGGTTACCACGGAATGGGATGCGGTGCGTGATCAACAAGTGATCGACGGTATGCGGGCACGCCTTGGTCAATCGGTCAGCGTCAAACTGAATCACTGCGCGCATATTCCAACCGAAGCGAACGGCAAGTTTCGCTACATCATCAGTCATGTGCGGATGTAG
- a CDS encoding substrate-binding periplasmic protein, protein MQRWPFSRWCLAWLLSSLLGLLSFSAIANANTLVIRYPRPESADDKRADYPLKLLALSLQQPNRNVVLQPSPHPMPQSRALRQLANQQIDVMWTMTNREREQQFLPVRIPIYKGLIGWRIALIKTERQAEFSAMQDLAQLKALQLGQGHDWPDTAILMHHGFQVTSATNYHSLFKMLHAGRIDFFPRSIVEIWGELDNQRHMNLAVEQSFALVYPTAFYFFVNKQNVALAKMIEQGLEQAIRDGRFEHLFWQYQRPWITKAQLEQRRIFRLNNPELPEATPLQRAELWFQAPATSAHD, encoded by the coding sequence ATGCAGCGGTGGCCGTTTTCGCGTTGGTGTCTGGCATGGTTGCTGAGCAGTCTGCTCGGCTTGTTGTCGTTTTCGGCCATCGCCAATGCGAACACATTGGTCATTCGCTATCCGCGCCCGGAATCGGCCGACGACAAACGCGCCGACTACCCACTGAAGCTGCTGGCGCTAAGTCTTCAACAACCAAACCGCAACGTGGTTTTGCAACCCAGTCCGCACCCGATGCCTCAAAGCCGTGCGTTACGGCAACTTGCCAATCAGCAAATCGATGTCATGTGGACGATGACCAATCGCGAACGTGAACAGCAATTTCTGCCGGTGCGGATTCCGATTTACAAAGGCCTGATTGGCTGGCGCATTGCGTTGATCAAAACGGAACGGCAAGCGGAGTTCAGCGCCATGCAAGACCTTGCGCAACTGAAAGCCCTGCAGCTCGGCCAAGGACACGACTGGCCTGATACCGCGATACTGATGCATCACGGCTTTCAGGTCACCAGTGCCACCAATTACCACTCATTGTTCAAGATGCTGCATGCCGGTCGTATTGATTTTTTTCCACGCTCGATTGTTGAGATTTGGGGCGAGCTGGATAATCAACGCCATATGAATTTGGCCGTTGAGCAATCGTTTGCGCTGGTGTATCCGACAGCGTTTTATTTCTTCGTCAACAAACAAAATGTCGCGCTGGCAAAGATGATTGAACAAGGCTTGGAACAAGCGATTCGCGATGGGCGCTTCGAGCATTTGTTCTGGCAGTATCAGCGACCCTGGATCACAAAAGCGCAACTGGAGCAGCGCCGAATTTTTCGCTTGAATAATCCGGAGTTGCCGGAGGCAACCCCGTTGCAGCGCGCTGAATTATGGTTTCAAGCGCCGGCTACATCCGCACATGACTGA
- a CDS encoding lipopolysaccharide biosynthesis protein: protein MSRNKIAKGSLILIAKRWTVRLLSVFSTVILARLLEPSEFGLLALALSFSILFEVLAEFNFDFALIRTTELTDEHYHTAWTLNVIGNSVIALALGLSAPLLAEFAQVERATAVLQVIALCFFFDGLQNIGMVQWRRQLSFSQEFHLEFWRKVLEVGTALIWALVSPTVWALVAGMAVGRFSGVALSYVLHPFRPRFCLQHWRELWGFSGWAVAYNFVNRMAYRVDHFLIARFSNLTSVGFYSNAQMLAMLPTQEIVWPVTRALYPGFSSMLHDKARLRAAYLNALGGLLALAMPLAVGMAFCARSVVRVLLGEQWLDATPLVQGLAIAQIVVLSAASAVPLLLALGKIRGLFFRSLFLVGYRATFFYLALTWLGVGGVVWAVLASVLITTQWDNFMVLRALELPYRRYFQQLWRPLLAVSLMALVLWQWLPALAEDASVVDALLHLLLAAVLGGPVYLTTLLLSWRWAGKPDGLEKLALGWLQTRLAR from the coding sequence GTGAGTCGCAACAAGATCGCCAAAGGCTCGTTGATCTTGATTGCCAAGCGCTGGACCGTGCGCTTGCTCAGCGTGTTCAGCACGGTGATTCTGGCGCGCTTATTGGAGCCTTCCGAATTCGGTTTGCTGGCGCTGGCCTTGAGTTTTTCCATCCTGTTTGAAGTGCTGGCGGAATTCAATTTCGATTTCGCGCTGATTCGCACGACGGAACTGACCGACGAGCATTACCACACGGCCTGGACGCTGAACGTTATCGGCAACAGTGTCATTGCGCTGGCGCTCGGTTTGAGTGCGCCGCTGTTGGCCGAATTTGCGCAAGTGGAGCGGGCCACCGCCGTGCTGCAAGTGATCGCGCTCTGTTTCTTTTTCGATGGCTTGCAAAACATCGGCATGGTGCAGTGGCGCCGGCAACTGAGTTTCAGTCAGGAATTCCATCTGGAGTTCTGGCGCAAGGTGCTGGAAGTCGGTACCGCGTTGATCTGGGCGCTTGTTTCACCGACCGTCTGGGCTTTGGTCGCTGGTATGGCGGTTGGCCGGTTCAGCGGCGTAGCGCTTAGTTATGTATTGCACCCCTTTCGGCCACGATTTTGCCTGCAACACTGGCGCGAACTCTGGGGCTTTTCCGGTTGGGCCGTCGCCTACAACTTCGTCAACCGGATGGCTTACCGGGTCGACCATTTCCTGATCGCCCGCTTCAGCAACCTGACTTCGGTAGGCTTTTACAGCAATGCCCAGATGCTGGCGATGCTGCCGACCCAGGAAATCGTCTGGCCGGTCACCCGTGCGCTGTATCCGGGCTTCAGCTCAATGCTGCATGACAAGGCTCGTTTGCGCGCCGCCTATTTGAATGCACTCGGCGGCTTGCTCGCGTTGGCGATGCCACTGGCGGTCGGCATGGCGTTCTGTGCCCGCAGCGTTGTGCGGGTGTTACTGGGTGAGCAATGGCTTGATGCGACGCCATTGGTACAGGGTCTCGCCATCGCGCAGATCGTCGTGCTGTCGGCTGCCAGTGCCGTGCCACTGCTATTGGCGCTGGGCAAAATTCGCGGCCTGTTTTTCCGTTCATTGTTTCTGGTTGGTTATCGGGCAACGTTCTTCTATCTGGCTTTGACCTGGCTTGGCGTTGGGGGTGTCGTCTGGGCGGTGCTGGCTTCGGTGTTGATCACCACGCAATGGGATAACTTCATGGTGCTGCGCGCACTGGAGCTGCCCTATCGGCGCTACTTCCAGCAACTCTGGCGGCCGTTGCTGGCCGTTAGCCTGATGGCATTGGTGCTCTGGCAATGGCTGCCGGCGCTGGCGGAGGATGCCAGCGTCGTCGACGCGTTATTGCACTTGTTGCTGGCGGCGGTATTGGGCGGCCCGGTCTATCTCACGACCTTACTGCTCAGCTGGCGCTGGGCCGGTAAACCCGATGGCTTGGAGAAGCTGGCGCTTGGCTGGTTGCAGACACGCTTGGCGCGTTAA
- a CDS encoding polysaccharide deacetylase family protein: MSGKQVFWQLTRWLGINALARALTRNEARILCYHGFSYRDEHRFSAPLFMRIETFRRRLQLLSEQGFSIISLEELTQRLEQQRSLNNCLVITVDDGWTGFAEKAWPELQARKLPCTLYLTTWCVEHQLPVLNVVRRYLRWHGVSLPDSTGDDTADWTALQQAATKAGLSLHNEQTNEKLFHLITAGTTKRLHDQGCDIQLHTHRHRVPEQDALLQKELNDNRDFLHGIIGDKVLNHFCYPSGEYRREQFAALREAGIRSATTTELGLVCAGDEPLALKRLLDADDISEAEFLAELSGLKTLLRRLKQRLRGQAS, translated from the coding sequence ATGAGCGGCAAGCAGGTTTTCTGGCAGTTAACGCGCTGGCTCGGCATCAATGCCTTGGCGCGTGCACTAACGCGCAACGAAGCGCGCATTCTCTGTTATCACGGCTTCAGTTATCGTGATGAACACCGGTTTTCAGCGCCGCTGTTTATGCGCATCGAAACCTTCCGCCGCCGTTTGCAATTGTTGAGCGAACAAGGCTTTTCGATTATCTCGCTGGAAGAACTGACACAACGACTGGAGCAACAACGCTCACTGAACAATTGCCTGGTGATTACCGTCGATGATGGCTGGACCGGCTTTGCCGAGAAAGCCTGGCCGGAACTGCAGGCGCGAAAGCTCCCTTGCACACTGTACTTGACCACATGGTGTGTCGAGCATCAATTGCCAGTGCTGAATGTCGTGCGCCGCTATCTGCGTTGGCATGGTGTCTCGTTACCAGACAGCACCGGTGACGATACAGCCGACTGGACGGCGCTACAACAAGCGGCAACCAAAGCCGGTTTATCGCTGCACAACGAACAAACCAATGAAAAGCTGTTTCATTTAATCACCGCCGGAACGACTAAGCGGTTGCATGATCAAGGCTGCGATATCCAATTGCATACCCATCGACATCGGGTGCCGGAGCAAGATGCCTTGCTGCAAAAAGAGTTGAACGATAATCGCGACTTTCTGCACGGCATCATCGGTGACAAAGTATTGAATCATTTCTGTTACCCGAGTGGTGAATATCGGCGTGAACAATTTGCCGCGTTACGCGAGGCCGGCATCCGCAGTGCGACCACCACCGAGTTGGGTCTGGTTTGCGCCGGCGATGAACCGCTGGCATTGAAGCGGCTGCTCGATGCCGACGACATTTCCGAGGCAGAATTCCTTGCAGAATTATCCGGTTTGAAGACGCTGTTACGCCGACTGAAACAGCGCCTGCGGGGCCAGGCATCGTGA
- a CDS encoding sugar-transfer associated ATP-grasp domain-containing protein — translation MTSLWQKSGEKARAGHLPRWRQWLEIITLYLLRRQGPNYYFAARFFRRSISFRDKWRHCDDREWEAFIDAVNAPLYQKTSQHKLLEKAVLTFAGVPTPSFAGFIHSMRGYRADHAPLCNNQQADAFFRQHLGKRLCFKGVEGFGGMSFRALNVIEQDGQIVLQHPISAKVFSLSEFLAPLWQDHEGTLVEHYLQQHPLLASFNPDSVNTVRLWLGEIDGRFETFGAFLRVGRRGTQVDNTSMGGLMCPIDRDSGKLLEVRQIKTGESFSHHPDTGAEMLGVAIPFWPQVIEASIKAVCAFPHMRFAGLDIAIGEHGPMIIELNVNPDRRGATHLDMPHKDMFERMLHSPRPQ, via the coding sequence TTGACAAGTTTGTGGCAAAAAAGTGGCGAGAAAGCCCGCGCCGGCCATTTACCGCGCTGGCGGCAATGGCTGGAGATCATCACGCTGTATCTGCTGCGCCGACAAGGCCCGAATTATTATTTCGCCGCGCGTTTTTTTCGCCGCTCGATTTCCTTTCGTGACAAATGGCGGCATTGCGATGATCGCGAATGGGAAGCCTTTATCGATGCCGTCAATGCCCCGCTCTATCAGAAAACCTCACAACACAAGTTGCTGGAAAAAGCGGTCCTGACTTTTGCCGGCGTGCCAACACCAAGCTTTGCCGGCTTCATTCATTCCATGCGCGGTTACCGAGCCGATCATGCGCCGCTATGCAACAACCAGCAGGCCGACGCCTTTTTTCGCCAGCACTTGGGCAAGCGCCTGTGCTTCAAAGGCGTTGAAGGCTTTGGTGGCATGAGTTTTCGTGCGCTGAATGTCATCGAACAAGATGGTCAAATCGTCTTGCAGCATCCGATCAGCGCCAAGGTTTTCTCGCTCAGCGAATTTCTGGCGCCGCTATGGCAGGACCACGAAGGCACGCTGGTTGAACATTATTTACAGCAACACCCGTTGCTGGCCTCATTCAACCCGGACTCGGTCAACACCGTTCGACTGTGGCTCGGTGAAATCGATGGTCGCTTCGAAACCTTCGGCGCGTTTTTGCGCGTTGGCCGACGCGGCACGCAAGTCGACAACACCTCGATGGGCGGGCTGATGTGCCCGATTGATCGCGACAGCGGCAAGCTGCTGGAAGTGCGCCAGATCAAAACCGGTGAGAGCTTCAGCCATCATCCGGATACCGGTGCTGAAATGCTCGGTGTCGCGATTCCGTTTTGGCCGCAAGTGATCGAAGCCAGTATCAAGGCTGTTTGCGCGTTTCCGCATATGCGTTTTGCCGGGCTTGATATCGCCATTGGCGAACACGGACCGATGATTATCGAATTGAACGTCAATCCGGATCGGCGCGGTGCCACCCATCTCGATATGCCGCACAAGGACATGTTCGAACGCATGTTACACTCGCCCCGTCCGCAGTGA